In Syntrophales bacterium, the genomic stretch ATGTTGCAAGCCGGATAGCAGAAAGTTTTTCTAACAAAGTATGCGATGAACCCTGGAAACCGACTTTTTCTTTTGCCCTCTTATAGGCTATCATAACCATAAGGAAAGCAAGAAGACAAGTAAATCCATGAACCTCTATTTTTTGGTCTGTCCAGTGATATTGTGGTCTTACTGCTAAATGGAAAGGATTTTTCATTTTTTTAATAGCATTCTCCACATTTGATTGTCCCCAATAAGCCAGGATAATCTCTTCGGTGGTCCACTGATGGCGGTTTGTTATTACAATTCTTCTTCCCAACCATTGTTCTTTTATAATATTGAACTGTTCTTTATTTACCCAAAACTTAAGGTCAAAGGCATCTTCTGCAATATGATTGAGTTCCCAACCGATAATGTCTTCATTGCTCAAAGAACTTATCATGGATGATATTTTCTTTTTTAAATCATCCATTGTTCTTTTTTTGCCCCTTTTGGTGGGAATCTCAATTTTTTCTTTTAATTCACTGAGTTTGTTGAATAGTTTCTTTATGTTCTGCTCGATGCCCCTGATTTGTCCTTTGAGAAGCTTTTCCGAAATATATACGACTGCTGAAAGATCCAGTCCCCATATCTCCTTGCGGGTGCGATAACACAATACATCCTTTCCGTTTATCGAAACGCTTTTCATTGAATTATTGGCCTCTTTTATTAAGTCCTTATGATGATATGGAGACAATGCCCCGACAAAGTGTATCTGACCGGTTACTTCCTTCAGCATTTTTTTGGAGTTATTACCCTGATCAAACACAAGTGTTATCTCTTCCAACGAACCACAAATGGCCTTAAACCGATTCAAAATATCGGTAAATTTTTCCTTGAAAACCGTCTTGTCCTGTAGGTTGCCCTGATAAACCTTGTGCAATATGGGAATCTGATCCTGACGGGAAACAAGAAGCAACAGACCAAACTGTCTCAGATCCATCCTCTTTTGTTTGTTCTTTCCCCTCTGAGCAATAGTACACCTATGATTTGCAGAATCGATATAAGTGAAAAAGTTGGTGGTGTCACACAGCAAAACATCCAGTGAAATCTTCTCTTTTTCCATCAAACTTGCAACAATATCTTGCTCTATGAGCGGAATAACATCGGTGGGCAGGGCTTCCATCTGATCCCAAAAATGCTGGCTGTCCAGTTTGCTCAAAGACATTCGAAGAAGATAGGAGAGGCTTGTGTGTCTGGCCCATCCTTCATGCCAGTTGCGTTTGCTTGTCGGCTGGCAGACCCTTCCAATGGCAGCCAATAATAACGATCCGCCAACAGTGAAACCATCCCTGAAAGGTTTGGCCTTTAAATGTTTATTGATTGTTTCTACAATTTTAAAC encodes the following:
- a CDS encoding IS1634 family transposase, encoding MATIQKRKSRGKTYWSIVESRRVNGKPRPIILEYLGTADTLLKRLQEGVPKKVRSYSHGAVAVMLDIVEEFKIVETINKHLKAKPFRDGFTVGGSLLLAAIGRVCQPTSKRNWHEGWARHTSLSYLLRMSLSKLDSQHFWDQMEALPTDVIPLIEQDIVASLMEKEKISLDVLLCDTTNFFTYIDSANHRCTIAQRGKNKQKRMDLRQFGLLLLVSRQDQIPILHKVYQGNLQDKTVFKEKFTDILNRFKAICGSLEEITLVFDQGNNSKKMLKEVTGQIHFVGALSPYHHKDLIKEANNSMKSVSINGKDVLCYRTRKEIWGLDLSAVVYISEKLLKGQIRGIEQNIKKLFNKLSELKEKIEIPTKRGKKRTMDDLKKKISSMISSLSNEDIIGWELNHIAEDAFDLKFWVNKEQFNIIKEQWLGRRIVITNRHQWTTEEIILAYWGQSNVENAIKKMKNPFHLAVRPQYHWTDQKIEVHGFTCLLAFLMVMIAYKRAKEKVGFQGSSHTLLEKLSAIRLATFIESPREKTKGRYKAHYRFEEMDPDIYELARGMNLTEMKLRTKIPFSVYK